Genomic segment of Sphingopyxis sp. QXT-31:
TTTCATCGACGCGCCGGGGCATTCGCGGAAAGGCAGGATCAAGGGCAGCGCTTGGAGCGCGAGCAAGGTGCCGCTCGCCTCGTCGATCTCAGCATAGACGCGATATTCGTGGATCGCGGTGCGCGTGCCCTCGGGGTTTGGGCCGCTGTCCTGAAAGCCCGCGTCGACCTTGAGTACCCCCTCGGCGCGCCAGAGGTCGATGCGGCGCGCGCGGCGCGCCATCGGGCGGCCCTCCTGCACCGGCAGCTCGTGCCAGCCGACGAGGTCATCGGGGTTGACGAGCGGGCCGACTTCGGTCGCCGACTGGTCGCCATGGTCGACATCGCCCTCTTCCGATAGCGAACTGCCCCCTTCGGTGAAGCCGGTGCAGATATTGACCATCCGGCCTTTGTTGCCCGCGCCCAATTTCTCACGGTTGGCGCGCATCCGCTCGTGCCAGTCGGGGACCCAGCGCGACCAGATCCAACCGGCGACGAGGCTGGCGCCGGCAAAATCGTCGAGCAGCTGGAACAGGGGCGTGCCGCGGAGGTCGCCGAGCGTCGCCGCCAGCGCCTGGCGGCTCGCGCCCCCTGCCCGCACCCCGACCATCTCCTGCGCGCGCGCATGGTGCGGCGCGACGTCGATCTCCATGATCTCGCGGATCGGCGAAGTGCGGATGCGGAACTCGCCGCTGGCGAGCGCGTCGGGTTTGCCCTCGAACGTCGTCAGCAGGTCGCGCACGCGCCCCGACATGATCCACGGCTGGCCGAAGCCGTCGGGCCAGTCGGAATCGATCGAGCTGGTGCGGCGGATCGATCCCGGGCGGCGGAGCGGCGCGGGGCCCGCCGACTGGCGCGCGAAGGGGAATTGCTGGGGTGCGTTCAAGTCATCGATCCTATTTGGGGGGCATGCGGATGGCGCCGTCGAGACGTAAGGTCTGACCATTGAAATAGCCGTTGCGCGCGAGTTCGAGCACGAGACTGCCGAATTCGTGCGGGTGGCCGAGGCGTTTGGGGAAAGGCACCGAGGCGGCAAGCCCTTCGAAGATCGCGGGCGCCTTGTCCTTCACCGCGAGCATCGGCGGGGTCGCGAAGATGCCGGGCATGATCGAATTGACGCGGATGCCGAGGTCCATCAGGTCGCGCGCCATCGGCAGCACGAGACCGTTCACGCCGGCCTTCAAGGAGCCGTAGCCCACCTGCCCGATCTGCGCGTCCTGCGCCGCCGCCGAGGCGGTGAGCACGATCGCGCCGCGTTCGCCGTCCTCGTTCAGCGGATCGGCATTGGCCATACCGAGTGCGGCGAGCGAGGCGAGACGATAGCTGGCGATAAGGATGCCCTGCGCCGAGAAGGCATAATCCTCGGTCGCGTAGCGGACGTAACCGCCGCTGGTCTTGTCGAAGCGGACGGTCTTGCCGCCCTTCGAGATTTGCGCGCAGTGGACGAGGATGCGTTCCTGACCATGCGCGGCGCGGGCGGCCTCGTAGCCCGCCACGACGCTGTCCTCGCTGGTGATGTCGACCTTGCAGAAGACCCCGCCGATCGCGTCGGCGACCGCCTTGCCGCCCTCTTCGTTGACGTCGAAGATCGCGACCTTCACCCCCTCGGCTGCCAGCGCCTCGGCGCTCGCGCGGCCGAGGCCCGAGGCGCCGCCGGTGACCACTGCCGCAATGTCACTTCCCAGTTTCATGTCTCTTCCTTCGATTGCTAATCGTTACTGCAGAACTTCGAGATTGCCACCATCGATCACGAGCACCTGCCCGGTGATGAAGCCGGCGCGGTCGGAGCAGAGGAAGGCCGCCGCCGCGGCCATATCCTCAGGCGTACCCATGCGCGGGATCGGGTAATGGCTGGTACGCTCAGTAATATGTTCGTCGTATGTCTGGCCCTGCGCCTCGGCGATCTTCGTGAAGACCTCCTTGAACTGCGGCGTTGCGATCGCGCCGGTGCCGAGCGTGTTGACGGTGATGCCCATCGGTCCGAGTTCGGCCGAGATCGTCTTCGACAGCGCGAGCGCGCCGACGCGGTAGGTGTTCTGCGCCGCGCGCGCGAGCTTGCGGTGCGGCGCCTTCACCGAATTGGTGCCGATGGTGAGGATGCGGCCCCAGCCCTGCTTTTGCATATGCGGTACGACCGCCTGCACCGCCCAGCGGAAGGCCATGACATTGTTGGTGTTCGCGGCGGCGAAGGTGTCGTCGTCGACCTCGAGAAAACTGCCCTTGGGGCCCGAATCGACGTTGAAGATCAATATGTCGGGCGGCGCGAAAGCATCGGTCGCGGCCTTGACAGCCTGCCCTATGCCGTCCTTGGTCGTGCAGTCGGCGGAGATGCCGATCGCCTGCCCGCCCGCCGCCTGCACCTCGGCAACCGCAGCATCGATCGTTGCCTGGGTGCGCGCGGCGATGACGGTCTTGCAGCCTTCGCGCGCGAATTCATGCGCGCAGCCGAGGCCGATGCCCTTCGAGCCGCCGAAGACGAGCGCGACCTTCTCCTTGATCCCGAGGTCCATGTCAGGGGGCCTTTCCGTGCTGGAGCTTGAGCCGGTCCTGCAAAATGTCGTTGCGCCCCGGCGAGGCCGCGACGGTCGAGCCGCCGTCCATCTTGATCGTCGTCCCGGTGATATAGTCCGAGCGCGCCGAAGCGAGGAACAGCGCGGCGTGCGCGATATCGGCAGGGGTGCCCGCGCGGCCGACGGGCACGGTCGCGCCATAGGCGGCGAGGCCTTCGTCACCGAGCACGGCTTTCGCCCGGTCGCTGGCGACGAGACCGGGGTTGATCGCGTTGACGGTGATCCCCTCGCCGACGACGTCGCCTGCCGCAGCGCGGATGAAGGCGTCGAGCGCGGCCTTCGCCATGCCATAAGCCGTCATATTGGGCACGACGTTGAAGGTACCGTTGATCGAGCCGATCGCGATGAAGCGACCGCCATCGCGCGCCCGCGCCAGATGCGGCCGCGCGGCGTCGAGCAGCCACCAGGCCGCCTTGGCGATGCTCGCGAAGCCCGCTTCGAGCCTTTCGTCGTCGACATGGCCGAGCCCGCCATGCGGGATGTCGGCGGCGGCGTGGACGATGATATCGACCCCGCCGAACGCTTCGGTCGTCGCCGCGACGAGCGCACGGCAATCGGCGTGATTCGCTATGTCGGCGGCAAAACATTCGGCGATACCGCCGGCCTTCTCGATCCCGGCCTTCACATCCTCGGCGTAGGAGATGGTACGCGCGCCGAGCATCACCTCGGCACCGGCTGCGGCGAAGGCCTCGGCGATGCCGCGCCCGACGCCCTTGCCGCCGCCGGTAACGATCACCGATTTTCCGGTGAAGCTCTCGCTCATGCGCTTTCTCCTTTAGCGGTCGCGGCACCGAACTGGCGCGGCGGGAAGAGCGGGATGTCCATCTGGGTGAGCACGCCGGGCGGCGCGGCATGGACGAAGGGGATCGCGTTGACCGCGATCGTCGGCGTCGCCGAGGTACCGCGCGGGCGGTGCAGTTCCTCGCTGACCTCGGGCGCGCCTTCGACGAAGATCTTGTGCGTGACGCCCGCGCCTTTCGCGAGCGCGGGGCGCTCCCATTCGGGCGCGGCGGCGTGGTGGAGCCGCAAGATCTTTTCATAACGGATCATCGGCCGGCCGAGGCAATGCGCGGTGACGCGCCAGCGCGTCGCAGCGGTGCGTCCCGCCGGCACGGTACCGAAGGCGGCGGTGTCGATCGGATAATCGACCGCGATCGAGTCCCAATGCTGTTCGATGCGATCGACCGTCAGGCCGAGAAAGTCGGCGATGCCGCGCAGCGTGGCGATATGCCAGGACGCACCGACCTGGCTGGTGAACATCGGCGGCTGCACTGCAGGGTCGCCGTTGAAGCCATACATCAGCAGCGAGTCGGTGCCGCCATAGCCCTGCACGTCGGACATCTCGACGATGCGCACGCTATCGAGCCGCGCGATCGTCGAGAGGATCGCGAACAGCTGTTGCCCGAAAGCGAAGCCGGGTTCCTCGCCGGTGAGCAGGAAGCTCGACCCGCCGCGTTCGCACGCCGCGACGATGGGCGCGACATGGCGCGGGTCGCCATGCGCGGGGTATTGCAGGTCGAAATGCGAGATGCTGACGACGTCGGTCCCGGCTTCGAGGAAGGGCAGGATTTCGGCGGTCGCCTCGTCGTCGCGGCCGACGGTGCTGGCAAAATAGACGAGGCAGTCGGCGCCGAGCGCGAGCAGTTCGGCACTGTCGGAGGTCGCGACGACGCCGGTGGGAGCGGTTCCCGCGATCTCGCCCGCGTCGCGGCCGCGCTTGTCGTCGCGCGAGACGTGGAGGCCCACGAGTTCGAGCGCGGGGTCGCCGATGATCTGAAGCAATCCCTGCTTGCCGAGATAGCCCATGCCCCAAGCGATGACGCGGATCGCCATGACCTATCCTTCCGCAAACAGCGCGCGCAGCCCCGGCGCCGAGGGTTTCATCGACGGGGTGCGCGGGAAGTCGGGGACGAAGCGGATATGGACCGGGACCTGATAGGCGATCAGCCGGCCCTTGAGCCACGCCTTGAGATCGTCGGTGGCGGGAGCGGGGGCGCCGTCCTTGAGGATGATCGCGGCGGCGGGGACGGCGCCGAGACGCTCGTCGGGGACGCCGACGACGGCGGCCTCGCGGATCGCGGGATGATCGTTCAGCGCGGTCACGACATCGTCGGGATGGATCTTGAAGCCGCCACGGATGATCGCATTGTCGGCGCGGCCCTTGACGAAGAGAAAGCGGTCCGCGTCGAGCACGGCGCGGTCGGTGGTGCGCAGCCATGCGAGATCGTTGCCGAGTTGCTGCCCCTTGATCTCGAGCAGGCCTTCTTCGCCATGCGACAGGATCGCGCCGGTTTCGGGATCGACGATACGCGCCTCGATATCGGCATGGACGCGGCCGACCGCGCCGCGCTTTTCGGGCCAGAGTTTGCGGAAGTCGTCGATCGTCCAGCCGGCGATCGCGCCGGCAAACTCGGTCGCGCCGTAATTGCTGCAGATCGGGATGCCGTATTTCGCCATGAAGGCGTCGACGAGGTCGGGCGCGAGCGGCGCAGTGCCGGTGATCAGCGACTTGAGGCTGGCGAGGTCGGCGGGATCGACGTCGGCGTCGAGCAGCATACGCACCGCCGAGGGCACGGCCGAGGCGACCGCGGGGCGGTTGCGGCGCACCGCCGCCACCCAGGCCTCGACGCCGAATTTTTCAAGCAGCGCGATCCGCCGCCCCGCCGCGAGCGCGCCGATGCAGCCGTAGATGCCACCGATATGGGTGAGCGGATTGACCACCATCGTGCAGCCCGAATTGAGCCGCGGCGGATCGTCGAAACTGCGCCCGCGCTCATATTTGGTGAAGCCGCGGAAGCTGGCGTCGAAAGCATCGCGGCTCAAGGGCACACGCTTGGGCGTGCCGGTGGTGCCGCTGGTGAGCATCTCGATCGCGACGCCGGGCGAGGTCTGGATCCGGGTGCGAACTTCGCCTTGCACGACGCGGACACCGTCTAGAAAAGGGTCGATTTCGATCACCGCCGAACCGGCACGGGCGAGCGCCTCGGCGAGACCCGGGCGTGCAAGGTCGGTGGCGTCGGCGATGATCGCGGGCAGGCCCAGCGTCTCGACATCGGCGAAGAGTTTGGCGTCGGGGAGGACCGGGTTGAGCGTGACGAGGCAGCGGTCGGTCGAAAGCACCGCGACGATCGCCGCAACATGGCCGGGGCGGTTGCGCAGCATCACCCCGACGCGGGCGTCCTCGGGCAGGCCCATCGTATCGAGCGCCGCCTCGATCGCGCGGACATTCTCGGCGATCTGGCGCCAGCTGTAGTCGGCGCCGCCGAAATCGATCTGCGTCCGGTCGGGATCGAGCGCCATGATCGCGCGCAATTTTTCGGTCATCAGCGCCATCAGAGCGCGAGGCCTCCGCTCGCCTCGATGACCTGCCCGGTGACCCAGCGCGCATCGTCGCCGAGCAGCATCATCACCGCGCCCGCGATATCCTCGGGCTCTCCGAGACGTCCCATCGGGGTGTGCTTCGCGGTGGCCTCGTCCCAGCCGGGCTGGTCGCGCAGCGCGGCGATGAAATCGGTGGCGACTGCACCGGGGGCGATGCAGTTGCATGTGATGCGGCGCTTCGCCACGGCGAGCGCGGTAGAGAAGGTCAGGCTCTGGATCGCCCGCTTGGTCATCGCATAGCTCGCCGCGAAAGGCTGGCCGACCTTGCCCGACATCGAGCCGATGTTGACGATCCTCCCGCCGTCGCGCAGCCGCGGCAGCGCGGCCTGCGTCACGAAATGCGGGCCCTTCACATTGACCGCGAACAGTTCGTCGAACAGATCCTCGCCCGCGCCCTTGAGCGTGCCGTCGCGGCCGCCGCGGCCGACCCCGG
This window contains:
- a CDS encoding DUF2889 domain-containing protein, yielding MNAPQQFPFARQSAGPAPLRRPGSIRRTSSIDSDWPDGFGQPWIMSGRVRDLLTTFEGKPDALASGEFRIRTSPIREIMEIDVAPHHARAQEMVGVRAGGASRQALAATLGDLRGTPLFQLLDDFAGASLVAGWIWSRWVPDWHERMRANREKLGAGNKGRMVNICTGFTEGGSSLSEEGDVDHGDQSATEVGPLVNPDDLVGWHELPVQEGRPMARRARRIDLWRAEGVLKVDAGFQDSGPNPEGTRTAIHEYRVYAEIDEASGTLLALQALPLILPFRECPGASMKAARMVGQDVGTFRQAVLDTLVGTIGCTHLNDVLRALADVPALAAMLPENHD
- a CDS encoding SDR family oxidoreductase — protein: MKLGSDIAAVVTGGASGLGRASAEALAAEGVKVAIFDVNEEGGKAVADAIGGVFCKVDITSEDSVVAGYEAARAAHGQERILVHCAQISKGGKTVRFDKTSGGYVRYATEDYAFSAQGILIASYRLASLAALGMANADPLNEDGERGAIVLTASAAAQDAQIGQVGYGSLKAGVNGLVLPMARDLMDLGIRVNSIMPGIFATPPMLAVKDKAPAIFEGLAASVPFPKRLGHPHEFGSLVLELARNGYFNGQTLRLDGAIRMPPK
- a CDS encoding SDR family oxidoreductase, with the translated sequence MDLGIKEKVALVFGGSKGIGLGCAHEFAREGCKTVIAARTQATIDAAVAEVQAAGGQAIGISADCTTKDGIGQAVKAATDAFAPPDILIFNVDSGPKGSFLEVDDDTFAAANTNNVMAFRWAVQAVVPHMQKQGWGRILTIGTNSVKAPHRKLARAAQNTYRVGALALSKTISAELGPMGITVNTLGTGAIATPQFKEVFTKIAEAQGQTYDEHITERTSHYPIPRMGTPEDMAAAAAFLCSDRAGFITGQVLVIDGGNLEVLQ
- a CDS encoding SDR family NAD(P)-dependent oxidoreductase encodes the protein MSESFTGKSVIVTGGGKGVGRGIAEAFAAAGAEVMLGARTISYAEDVKAGIEKAGGIAECFAADIANHADCRALVAATTEAFGGVDIIVHAAADIPHGGLGHVDDERLEAGFASIAKAAWWLLDAARPHLARARDGGRFIAIGSINGTFNVVPNMTAYGMAKAALDAFIRAAAGDVVGEGITVNAINPGLVASDRAKAVLGDEGLAAYGATVPVGRAGTPADIAHAALFLASARSDYITGTTIKMDGGSTVAASPGRNDILQDRLKLQHGKAP
- a CDS encoding class I adenylate-forming enzyme family protein, with product MALMTEKLRAIMALDPDRTQIDFGGADYSWRQIAENVRAIEAALDTMGLPEDARVGVMLRNRPGHVAAIVAVLSTDRCLVTLNPVLPDAKLFADVETLGLPAIIADATDLARPGLAEALARAGSAVIEIDPFLDGVRVVQGEVRTRIQTSPGVAIEMLTSGTTGTPKRVPLSRDAFDASFRGFTKYERGRSFDDPPRLNSGCTMVVNPLTHIGGIYGCIGALAAGRRIALLEKFGVEAWVAAVRRNRPAVASAVPSAVRMLLDADVDPADLASLKSLITGTAPLAPDLVDAFMAKYGIPICSNYGATEFAGAIAGWTIDDFRKLWPEKRGAVGRVHADIEARIVDPETGAILSHGEEGLLEIKGQQLGNDLAWLRTTDRAVLDADRFLFVKGRADNAIIRGGFKIHPDDVVTALNDHPAIREAAVVGVPDERLGAVPAAAIILKDGAPAPATDDLKAWLKGRLIAYQVPVHIRFVPDFPRTPSMKPSAPGLRALFAEG
- a CDS encoding SDR family NAD(P)-dependent oxidoreductase; the protein is MSDLTGKTALVTGGSRGIGAAIVRRLAQAGAHVAINYASSREAVDALVAEIETAGGKAFPVQADVSSLSGIEAMFTACDREFGGTPNLDILINNAGVGRGGRDGTLKGAGEDLFDELFAVNVKGPHFVTQAALPRLRDGGRIVNIGSMSGKVGQPFAASYAMTKRAIQSLTFSTALAVAKRRITCNCIAPGAVATDFIAALRDQPGWDEATAKHTPMGRLGEPEDIAGAVMMLLGDDARWVTGQVIEASGGLAL